The nucleotide window ACGTCCCAGCGATTTGGGCGCAGGGGGCCGCTTGGTATGCGTAGCGTTCGTCATCCGTAACTGCCCCCTCGTCTGCGACGCTTGATATCGTGACGATGGTCCCACCCGTGATGTTGTCCTCTATGGTGAGCGACCCACCTCGGTCCATCATATATTGCTGCGCATAGGGAAGGCCCGATCCGACGCCACGTATGAACTGCTTCATGTCCTCCGTCGCGGAGGTAGTGCCATACTCCAGCGCCCGTTCCTTCTCTCTGATGCCTGGCCCCTGGTCCGAGAAGCGTATGGTGTCTCCCCCGTCGAGGATGCTGATGGTCGGTTCGATGAAATATGCGTGTATGTAGTTCTCGACCACCTCGCGGATGACCATGAAGGGGATGTCGCCGCCCTGCTCCTTGCAGAGTCGCACCACCGTCGCAGTTATCTCCTCAAGATACGAGCGCACATCCTGCGTCTCGACGACCACTACGCGCGGCGCGGCCGCCGCATCGTCATACACGGCTATGCGCGCCGGGTAGCGTACCTCGAGGGGGGGCGTGCGCCCCCCTGCCGCCAGGTCGCCCCCCTCGTCGCTGTCGCTTGTCGTGTTGTCGACGAACGGATAAAACGCCCGTGCCACGCCCGCAGTCCCTCCCCTGTTCTCCTTATCAACAACCATTCATCAAATGAAGAAAAACATTCGATATGAATGAAACCAAAAACAAAGTTTTCTACAAACTAAGAAACAATGTCTATAACTCTTAGAAGAAAGAAAACATAGCGTGAAAATAATATCATTAGATGGGAATAAAACACCAGTTAAAACTAATTGAAGCAAGATTCTATTCGCTATC belongs to Olsenella uli DSM 7084 and includes:
- a CDS encoding ATP-binding protein; translated protein: MARAFYPFVDNTTSDSDEGGDLAAGGRTPPLEVRYPARIAVYDDAAAAPRVVVVETQDVRSYLEEITATVVRLCKEQGGDIPFMVIREVVENYIHAYFIEPTISILDGGDTIRFSDQGPGIREKERALEYGTTSATEDMKQFIRGVGSGLPYAQQYMMDRGGSLTIEDNITGGTIVTISSVADEGAVTDDERYAYQAAPCAQIAGTYQYQQPMGGSSVAGAQYPYPYGQAGTPMVAMPYQQSGGYVVQHVPPMQMPVPRHQMVAPVPGAPNQGHVQGAAGQSVPLGITVSPRGMMVLSFLAQHDAVGPTELMRTYGSSQPTWSRELKALEAAGLVHKKKGEQKRVLTAVGRAYLLQQGM